The proteins below come from a single Pandoraea apista genomic window:
- a CDS encoding methyltransferase domain-containing protein, which yields MKPSPAPQTPFSAFSARFLRTAFDRRAPNWHEADFLMREVASRLASRLDYIKLKPKRVLDAGCGTGGDLLSFGERYPDAYRVGLDASFAMAKAAATAGATTGWRRLLRTAPPYGVVQADFSALPFAPRTFDLVWSNLALHWYREPHRVIPEWHRVLSTDGLLMFSAYGPDTLRELRTAWAEVDHVAHVLEPTDMHDLGDMMVASGFDTPVTDMERLTLTFESPDTLLRDVRLLGVNPLPERRPGLTGRSRLAALRSALERQRRDDGTIALTFELVYGHAWKTPEKTDAAGNAVVRIQDIGRGGRPR from the coding sequence ATGAAGCCCTCTCCCGCTCCCCAAACCCCGTTCTCGGCGTTCTCCGCCCGCTTTTTGCGCACCGCGTTCGATCGCCGTGCGCCGAACTGGCACGAGGCTGATTTCCTGATGCGGGAAGTGGCGTCACGGCTTGCGAGCCGGCTCGATTACATCAAGCTCAAGCCCAAGCGCGTGCTGGACGCAGGTTGTGGCACCGGCGGCGATTTGCTGAGCTTCGGCGAGCGTTACCCCGACGCTTATCGCGTGGGTCTCGACGCCTCGTTTGCGATGGCCAAAGCGGCGGCGACGGCAGGGGCGACGACCGGCTGGCGTCGACTGCTGCGCACTGCGCCGCCGTATGGCGTGGTGCAGGCCGATTTTTCGGCGCTCCCCTTTGCCCCGCGAACGTTTGATCTGGTGTGGTCGAATCTCGCGCTGCATTGGTATCGAGAACCGCATCGTGTCATTCCCGAGTGGCACCGTGTGCTGAGCACAGATGGCTTGCTGATGTTTTCGGCCTATGGCCCCGATACGCTGCGCGAATTGCGTACGGCATGGGCGGAAGTCGACCACGTCGCGCATGTGCTCGAACCGACGGACATGCACGATCTGGGAGACATGATGGTGGCGAGCGGTTTCGATACGCCTGTCACGGACATGGAGCGCCTGACCCTTACGTTCGAATCCCCGGATACGCTGTTGCGCGACGTGCGTCTGCTCGGCGTGAATCCGCTGCCGGAGCGTCGCCCCGGGCTCACTGGGCGGTCGCGTCTTGCGGCTCTGCGATCGGCGCTTGAGCGTCAGCGCCGCGACGATGGCACGATCGCGCTGACTTTCGAACTCGTCTACGGCCACGCCTGGAAAACTCCTGAAAAAACCGATGCGGCCGGCAATGCGGTCGTTCGCATTCAGGATATCGGGCGTGGCGGCCGCCCTCGTTAA
- the gpmA gene encoding 2,3-diphosphoglycerate-dependent phosphoglycerate mutase: MYKLVLIRHGESTWNKENRFTGWVDVDLTEKGVAEASQAGSLLAEAGFKFDLAYTSVLKRAIRTLWHVQDVMDQMWIPVVHSWRLNERHYGALAGLNKAETAAKYGDDQVHVWRRSYDTPPPPLAADDERSSYNDPRYAKLKREEIPLTECLKDTVARVLPLWNESIAPAVRAGKQVLVAAHGNSLRALIKHLDNISDDDIAGLNIPNGTPLVYELDADLKPIRHYYLGDQEKIAGALAAVAAQGKSK, translated from the coding sequence ATGTACAAGCTCGTTCTCATCCGCCACGGCGAATCGACGTGGAACAAGGAAAATCGCTTCACTGGCTGGGTCGACGTCGATCTGACCGAAAAGGGCGTGGCGGAAGCCAGCCAGGCAGGCAGTCTGCTTGCCGAGGCCGGCTTCAAGTTCGATCTCGCCTACACGTCGGTCCTCAAGCGCGCGATCCGCACCCTGTGGCACGTGCAGGACGTCATGGACCAGATGTGGATTCCCGTGGTGCACAGCTGGCGCCTGAACGAGCGCCACTACGGCGCCCTGGCCGGCCTGAACAAGGCCGAGACCGCGGCCAAGTACGGCGACGACCAGGTTCACGTCTGGCGCCGCAGTTACGACACGCCGCCGCCGCCGTTGGCCGCAGACGACGAACGCAGCTCCTACAACGATCCGCGTTACGCCAAGCTCAAGCGCGAAGAGATTCCGCTGACCGAGTGCCTGAAGGACACCGTGGCTCGCGTGCTGCCGCTGTGGAACGAGTCGATCGCCCCGGCCGTACGTGCTGGCAAGCAAGTGCTCGTCGCCGCGCACGGCAATTCGCTGCGTGCACTCATCAAGCACCTCGATAACATTTCGGACGATGACATCGCCGGCCTGAACATTCCGAACGGTACGCCGCTCGTGTACGAGCTGGACGCCGATCTCAAGCCGATCCGTCATTACTATCTGGGCGATCAGGAGAAGATCGCCGGCGCACTGGCCGCCGTGGCTGCGCAAGGCAAGTCGAAGTAA
- a CDS encoding ComF family protein, which produces MPTLRATFPTLARLAGGLLRMALPDHCAICHRRAARQLCIDCSQAFDDARSGAPRRCRQCAAALPSLTNPTHDVTTPNAGSATICRTQSHDVCGQCLRHRPAFDETMALADYVAPLDTLMIRLKYHGALPLAREFGERLGDALAARADPAPLLVPVPLAPSRLALRGFNQAWELARVAARRANLPASAHMLRRDRTTIAQRRLSREARRHNLRGAFLASDRVQGRRIVLIDDVMTTGATCDAAAAALKQAGATHVLAAVVLRTPFSE; this is translated from the coding sequence TTGCCTACCCTTCGCGCCACTTTCCCCACGCTCGCCAGACTTGCCGGCGGATTGCTGCGCATGGCGTTGCCGGATCACTGCGCGATCTGCCATCGGCGTGCTGCGCGGCAACTCTGTATCGATTGCTCGCAAGCCTTCGACGACGCCCGTTCCGGTGCACCGCGGCGCTGCCGCCAATGCGCCGCAGCACTGCCCTCGCTGACAAATCCGACCCACGACGTCACGACACCCAACGCTGGAAGTGCGACAATTTGCCGCACCCAATCCCACGATGTCTGCGGACAATGCCTGCGACATCGGCCCGCGTTCGACGAAACCATGGCGCTCGCAGACTACGTAGCACCGCTCGACACACTGATGATTCGTCTGAAATACCATGGCGCCCTGCCGCTCGCCCGAGAATTCGGCGAACGGCTCGGCGATGCACTAGCGGCCCGAGCTGATCCTGCGCCGCTGTTGGTCCCCGTGCCGCTGGCACCCTCGCGCCTCGCGTTGCGTGGCTTCAATCAGGCCTGGGAACTGGCGCGGGTGGCGGCGCGTCGTGCGAATCTGCCGGCCAGTGCCCACATGCTGCGGCGCGACCGAACGACTATCGCACAACGGCGTCTGTCTCGCGAGGCGCGCAGGCACAATCTGCGCGGCGCTTTTCTCGCGAGCGATCGCGTGCAAGGACGTCGCATCGTGCTGATAGATGACGTCATGACCACCGGCGCGACCTGCGACGCGGCCGCCGCCGCGCTCAAGCAAGCAGGCGCCACGCATGTACTTGCGGCTGTCGTATTGCGCACACCGTTTTCCGAATAA
- the secB gene encoding protein-export chaperone SecB, with protein MSDQNQPFFSIQRAYLKDLSLEQPNSPAIFLEQEMPTVEVQLDVAAERLAEEIFEVAVIATVTAKIKDKVAFLVEGKQAGIFEIRNVPVEQLDPLIGIACPTIVYPYLRANVADAISRAGFQPIHLAEVNFQALYEQRLAQLAEQQAANGETPAPGIVMPDGSSAQTH; from the coding sequence ATGTCCGACCAGAATCAGCCGTTTTTCAGCATCCAGCGCGCTTACCTGAAAGATCTGTCGCTCGAACAGCCGAATTCGCCCGCGATCTTCCTCGAACAGGAGATGCCGACCGTTGAAGTGCAACTGGACGTCGCTGCCGAGCGTCTGGCCGAGGAAATCTTCGAAGTCGCCGTGATCGCCACCGTGACGGCCAAGATCAAGGACAAGGTTGCGTTCCTGGTCGAAGGCAAGCAAGCCGGTATCTTCGAGATTCGCAACGTGCCGGTCGAGCAGCTCGACCCGCTCATCGGTATTGCGTGCCCGACGATCGTGTACCCGTACCTGCGCGCCAATGTGGCCGACGCTATCAGCCGTGCCGGCTTCCAGCCGATTCACCTGGCCGAAGTGAATTTCCAGGCGTTGTACGAGCAACGTCTGGCGCAACTGGCCGAGCAACAAGCGGCCAACGGCGAGACGCCGGCCCCGGGCATCGTAATGCCCGATGGCTCGTCCGCCCAGACCCACTAA
- the trmL gene encoding tRNA (uridine(34)/cytosine(34)/5-carboxymethylaminomethyluridine(34)-2'-O)-methyltransferase TrmL: MFNVVLVSPEIPPNTGNVIRLCANTGARLHLIEPLGFPLDDARMRRAGLDYHEYAEMKVHRDWGAFLSTETPDPTRMFALTTRGSRPFGELSFAPGDWFIFGSETRGLAPELLDTFAATQRVRLPMRPGNRSLNLSNTVAVVVFEAWRQQGYAEGS; encoded by the coding sequence ATGTTCAACGTCGTTCTCGTTTCGCCCGAAATCCCGCCGAACACCGGCAACGTCATTCGCCTGTGTGCCAACACGGGTGCGCGTCTGCATCTGATCGAACCGCTTGGCTTTCCGCTGGACGACGCTCGCATGCGCCGCGCAGGTCTCGACTATCACGAGTACGCGGAGATGAAGGTCCATCGGGACTGGGGCGCGTTTCTGAGCACCGAGACACCCGACCCTACGCGGATGTTTGCGTTGACGACACGCGGCTCGCGCCCCTTTGGGGAGTTGTCATTTGCGCCGGGTGACTGGTTCATCTTCGGTTCGGAAACCCGCGGACTTGCGCCGGAATTGCTCGACACGTTCGCCGCCACCCAACGGGTGCGCCTGCCGATGCGCCCCGGCAACCGCAGCCTCAATCTGTCGAATACGGTCGCCGTGGTGGTCTTCGAAGCGTGGCGTCAACAGGGTTACGCCGAGGGATCCTGA
- a CDS encoding rhodanese-like domain-containing protein encodes MKFFSDYTNLALIAIALVSGGMLAWPVFKRGGRGLSTLEATQLINRKGAVVLDVRSGEEFAAGHLPSARNVPLDDVEQKVAQVIKNKAAPVLIVCKSGQRSARAQTLLRNLGYAEAFSLQGGITAWQEAGLPVVK; translated from the coding sequence GTGAAGTTCTTTTCCGATTACACCAACCTCGCGCTGATCGCGATTGCCCTCGTTTCGGGTGGCATGCTGGCCTGGCCGGTCTTCAAGCGCGGCGGTCGCGGACTGTCGACCCTTGAAGCGACCCAGCTCATTAACCGTAAGGGCGCTGTGGTGCTCGACGTGCGTTCGGGAGAGGAATTCGCCGCCGGCCATTTGCCGTCCGCGCGAAACGTGCCGCTCGACGACGTGGAGCAAAAAGTCGCTCAGGTCATCAAAAACAAGGCGGCACCGGTACTGATCGTGTGCAAGAGCGGTCAGCGCTCCGCGCGCGCTCAGACGCTGCTGCGCAATCTTGGCTATGCTGAGGCGTTCAGCCTTCAGGGCGGCATTACCGCCTGGCAGGAAGCCGGCCTGCCGGTCGTCAAGTAA
- a CDS encoding HesA/MoeB/ThiF family protein, producing MNDDQLLRYSRHILLDELGIEGQERLLAAHAVIVGAGGLGSPAALYLAAAGVGHITLIDDDDVDLTNLQRQILHDTQSVGRPKVISGRDRIAQINPDVVVDVINERVDEARLTALARNATVVLDGSDNFATRHAVNRACVAAGVPLVSGAALRFDGQISVFDVRNDVSPCYECIFPADEPFPEQACATMGVLAPLVGIIGSMQAAEAIKLITGVGVPLVGRLQMLDGRKMSWHTMHCARNPECKVCGQRH from the coding sequence ATGAACGACGATCAGTTGCTCCGTTACTCCCGCCACATTCTGCTCGACGAACTCGGTATCGAGGGGCAGGAGCGTTTGCTCGCCGCCCATGCCGTGATCGTGGGGGCGGGCGGCCTCGGCTCGCCCGCAGCGCTCTATCTGGCGGCGGCGGGCGTCGGACACATCACGTTGATCGACGACGACGACGTCGATCTCACCAATCTGCAGCGCCAGATCCTCCACGACACGCAGAGCGTGGGGCGGCCCAAGGTCATCTCGGGGCGCGATCGCATCGCACAAATCAACCCTGACGTGGTCGTCGACGTCATCAACGAACGCGTGGACGAAGCACGGCTCACGGCCCTGGCGCGCAACGCCACCGTGGTACTCGACGGCTCGGACAACTTCGCTACGCGCCATGCGGTCAACCGCGCCTGCGTGGCCGCCGGTGTCCCGCTTGTCTCCGGCGCAGCGTTACGCTTCGACGGGCAAATCAGCGTTTTCGACGTGCGTAACGACGTGTCGCCCTGCTACGAATGCATTTTCCCCGCAGACGAGCCGTTCCCCGAGCAGGCCTGCGCCACCATGGGGGTGCTCGCGCCGCTCGTGGGCATCATCGGCAGCATGCAGGCGGCAGAGGCCATCAAACTCATCACGGGCGTTGGCGTGCCGCTGGTTGGCCGACTCCAGATGCTCGACGGACGCAAGATGAGTTGGCACACCATGCACTGCGCTCGCAATCCGGAATGCAAGGTTTGCGGGCAGCGGCACTGA
- a CDS encoding S41 family peptidase produces the protein MRQTLKHIGLIVLGLATGAAATLAFSQASAQSATTPLPLEQLRLLAEVFGQIKREYVQPVDDKKLLTAAIKGMVSSLDPHSSYLDKEEYKELQEQTRGRFAGLGIEISQEDGLVKVISPIEDSPAFKAGLKPGDLITRIDDKPVRGMTLDQAVKRMRGAPGSKVTLTIFRKADERTFPVSIVRAEIRVQSVKGKMLEPGIGYVRITSFQERTVPDLAKKLQELAKDQPLKGLVLDLRNNGGGILQSAVGVSAAFLKEGATVVTTNGQIEDAKQKYTATFDNYRLSASPEDPLKGEAAFWKTVPMVVLVNAYSASASEIVAGALQDSKRALIMGKTTFGKGSVQTVRQLSPDTALRLTTAYYYTPSGRSIQSIGIKPDVPVDQNPKGDPDDVLVTREIDYQNHLHNTQTPDEQKEIDAREARRLEELRRLEEENAKKTPEERKKEREERLPDLGSADDFMLQQAVHQLKGEPVQRTKSRLEANAGPLPKDAAKAAAPAAGTKTDPKTDTVVPAKPADKK, from the coding sequence ATGCGCCAAACCCTCAAACACATCGGCCTGATCGTGCTGGGCCTCGCGACCGGTGCGGCAGCCACCCTCGCGTTCTCGCAGGCTTCCGCACAAAGCGCTACCACGCCATTGCCGCTCGAACAGCTTCGCCTGCTGGCCGAAGTGTTCGGCCAGATCAAGCGTGAGTATGTGCAACCGGTCGACGACAAGAAACTGCTGACTGCGGCGATCAAGGGCATGGTGTCGAGCCTCGATCCGCACTCGTCGTACCTCGACAAGGAAGAATACAAAGAGCTGCAAGAGCAGACGCGCGGCCGCTTCGCCGGCCTCGGCATCGAGATCTCGCAGGAAGATGGCCTGGTGAAGGTCATCTCCCCGATCGAAGACAGCCCGGCGTTCAAGGCAGGCCTGAAGCCCGGCGACCTGATTACCCGCATCGACGACAAACCCGTGCGCGGCATGACCCTCGATCAGGCAGTCAAGCGTATGCGTGGCGCTCCGGGCAGCAAGGTCACGCTGACGATCTTCCGCAAGGCGGACGAGCGCACCTTCCCGGTGTCTATCGTGCGCGCGGAAATCCGCGTGCAGAGCGTGAAGGGCAAGATGCTCGAGCCGGGTATCGGTTACGTGCGCATCACGAGCTTCCAGGAACGCACCGTGCCGGATCTGGCCAAGAAGCTTCAGGAATTGGCCAAGGATCAACCGCTCAAGGGTCTGGTGCTCGATCTGCGTAATAACGGCGGCGGCATCCTTCAGTCCGCAGTCGGCGTATCCGCAGCCTTCCTGAAGGAAGGTGCCACGGTGGTAACGACCAACGGTCAGATCGAAGACGCCAAGCAGAAGTACACGGCCACATTCGACAACTATCGCCTGTCGGCCAGCCCGGAAGATCCGCTCAAGGGCGAGGCCGCTTTCTGGAAGACCGTGCCGATGGTGGTGCTGGTGAATGCTTACTCGGCGTCGGCCTCGGAAATCGTGGCAGGTGCGCTGCAAGATTCGAAGCGCGCGCTGATCATGGGCAAGACGACCTTCGGCAAGGGCTCGGTGCAGACCGTACGTCAACTGTCGCCGGACACCGCGCTGCGTTTGACCACGGCGTACTACTACACGCCGAGCGGCCGCTCGATCCAGTCCATCGGTATCAAGCCGGACGTGCCGGTCGACCAGAATCCGAAGGGCGATCCGGACGACGTGCTGGTCACGCGAGAAATCGACTACCAGAACCATCTGCACAACACGCAAACGCCTGACGAGCAGAAGGAAATCGACGCTCGCGAAGCCCGCCGTCTGGAAGAACTGCGCCGCCTCGAGGAAGAGAACGCGAAGAAGACACCGGAAGAGCGCAAGAAGGAACGTGAGGAACGCTTGCCGGATCTGGGCAGCGCCGACGACTTCATGCTCCAGCAGGCTGTCCATCAGCTCAAGGGCGAACCGGTCCAGCGCACGAAGTCGCGTCTGGAGGCGAATGCCGGTCCGCTGCCGAAGGACGCCGCCAAGGCTGCGGCCCCGGCTGCGGGGACCAAGACCGACCCGAAGACCGACACCGTCGTACCGGCCAAGCCGGCGGACAAGAAGTAA
- a CDS encoding O-acetyl-ADP-ribose deacetylase encodes MSQVVRLHAYQGDITQSPVDAIVNAANESLLGGGGVDRAIHHAAGPELLDACRKLQGCSTGQAKLTPGFRLKAKFVIHTVGPVWHGGAGDEPALLASYYRESLRLASEQGCRSVAFPAISCGVYGYPAELAVPLAVFTVRDALPHFPNIERVEFVCFDAPMLARYQAELASQDPSA; translated from the coding sequence ATGTCGCAAGTTGTCCGTCTGCACGCCTATCAAGGCGACATCACACAATCCCCGGTCGACGCTATCGTGAACGCCGCGAACGAATCGCTGCTCGGTGGCGGTGGCGTCGACCGGGCGATCCACCACGCGGCCGGCCCCGAACTTCTGGATGCCTGCCGCAAACTCCAAGGCTGCTCTACGGGGCAGGCAAAGCTCACGCCGGGGTTTCGTCTCAAGGCGAAGTTCGTGATTCACACGGTCGGCCCGGTATGGCACGGCGGCGCGGGCGACGAGCCTGCGTTGCTGGCCAGTTATTACCGTGAGAGTTTACGGCTGGCATCGGAGCAGGGTTGCCGCAGCGTGGCATTTCCTGCGATCAGTTGTGGCGTGTATGGCTATCCGGCCGAACTGGCCGTGCCATTGGCCGTGTTCACCGTGCGCGACGCGCTGCCCCACTTTCCGAATATCGAGCGGGTGGAGTTCGTTTGCTTCGACGCGCCGATGTTGGCTCGCTATCAGGCGGAACTCGCCAGTCAGGATCCCTCGGCGTAA
- a CDS encoding NAD(P)H-dependent glycerol-3-phosphate dehydrogenase, whose protein sequence is MKIAVFGAGAWGTAMASHMAARHDVVLWARDTALIKQLTASHENSTYLPGSALSPRLQFEADFATALAHGTGEHALCVAAVPVAGLRALAGHMALAARPPQNLIWLCKGFEADSGLLPHQIVAEVFPQVAGGSLSGPSFAREVAQGLPAALTIASGVPSLCELTIAACHFGALRIYSSDDLVGVEVGGAVKNVLAIATGVSDGLGLGLNARAALVTRGLAEMTRLGVALGGKPETFMGLTGMGDLILTATGDLSRNRTVGLQLATGKSLDDVLASLGHVAEGVRCARAVRDLAHAHGVEMPITDAVCATLFDGLPARAAVEALLRRDARAEREDDAG, encoded by the coding sequence ATGAAGATTGCCGTATTCGGTGCAGGTGCCTGGGGCACCGCAATGGCGAGTCACATGGCAGCACGCCATGATGTTGTCCTTTGGGCGCGTGATACCGCGCTGATAAAGCAACTGACTGCCTCCCACGAAAATTCCACCTATCTCCCCGGTTCCGCGCTGTCCCCCCGTTTGCAATTCGAAGCCGATTTCGCGACGGCGTTGGCGCACGGCACGGGTGAGCACGCGTTGTGCGTGGCTGCCGTGCCTGTCGCCGGGTTGCGCGCACTGGCCGGCCATATGGCGCTCGCCGCCCGTCCGCCGCAGAACCTTATCTGGCTCTGCAAAGGTTTCGAGGCTGACAGCGGGCTGTTGCCGCACCAAATCGTTGCCGAGGTTTTCCCGCAGGTTGCGGGTGGCTCGCTTTCCGGACCGAGCTTTGCACGCGAAGTCGCGCAGGGGCTGCCGGCCGCGCTGACCATCGCCAGTGGCGTGCCGTCGTTGTGCGAATTGACGATTGCTGCATGCCACTTCGGCGCGCTACGCATTTATTCGAGTGACGATCTCGTCGGTGTCGAAGTAGGTGGCGCCGTTAAAAACGTGCTGGCGATTGCTACGGGTGTCAGCGACGGGCTGGGCCTGGGGCTCAACGCCCGCGCGGCGCTGGTCACGCGCGGTCTGGCCGAAATGACCCGTTTGGGCGTCGCCTTGGGCGGCAAGCCCGAGACGTTCATGGGCCTTACAGGCATGGGCGACCTGATCCTGACGGCGACCGGCGATTTATCGCGCAACCGCACCGTGGGCCTGCAATTGGCGACGGGCAAGTCGCTCGATGACGTGTTGGCGTCGTTGGGGCATGTGGCCGAGGGCGTGCGATGCGCACGCGCCGTGCGTGATCTGGCCCATGCGCATGGTGTCGAAATGCCGATTACCGACGCTGTGTGTGCGACATTATTCGACGGTTTGCCTGCCCGCGCGGCGGTGGAAGCCCTGCTACGGCGCGATGCGCGCGCCGAACGTGAGGACGACGCGGGTTAA
- the grxC gene encoding glutaredoxin 3, producing MPKIVMYSTQVCPYCQMAERLLRQRGVQDIEKILIDKEPARREEMMTRTGRRTVPQIYIDERHIGGYDDLSALDRAGGLVPLLQAA from the coding sequence ATGCCGAAGATCGTGATGTACAGCACGCAAGTGTGCCCGTATTGCCAAATGGCGGAACGCCTGCTGCGCCAGCGCGGTGTTCAGGACATCGAGAAGATCCTGATCGACAAAGAACCCGCGCGCCGCGAAGAAATGATGACGCGCACCGGCCGTCGCACGGTGCCGCAGATCTACATCGACGAGCGTCACATTGGCGGTTACGACGATCTGTCGGCACTTGATCGTGCCGGTGGCCTTGTGCCGTTGTTGCAAGCGGCCTGA